Part of the uncultured Desulfobacter sp. genome, CGGGAAAAGGTGTTTAAAACCTTTTCCCGCCTTTGATTATAGGGATAAAATCCTCATTTTAAAAACATAACTTCACCCCGGCATAAGTCGAGCAATCTGCGGTCCCATAGTTGGACGCTTCGTCTAGAAGATTCTCTATGCGACCAAAGATCTTCACGTGCTTGTATTCCTGGATCAATATTTTGTGTTTAGTCTTCTATGGTTTTCTCTTATCCTTGAGCACGGCATTTGAAATAACAATACGCTGGATCTCGCTGGTGCCTTCGTAGATGGTAAATACCCGGGCGTCTCTGTAAAACCGTTCCACCGCGTAATCTTTGGTAAATCCGTACCCACCGTGAATCTGTATGGCCTGGGCCGTGATTTCCTGGACCATTTCAGAGGCGAAGAGTTTGGCCATGGAGGCCTCCCGGGTGAACTTTTCCCCCCGGTCCTTCATGGATGCTGCTGAAAGAATCAGCTGCCGGGCCGCCTCAATCTTTGTGGCCATATCCGCAAATTGAAAACGAATGGCCTGGTGTTTGGTGATGGGCGCGCCGAACTGCTTGCGCTTCTTGGCATACTTGAGAGCCGCATCAAAGGCGGCCTGGGCCACACCAAGGGATTGGGCTGCAATGCCGATCCTGCCGCTGTCCAGGCCGGACATGGCGATTTTAAACCCATCGCCCTCCTTGCCCAGAATATTGGCGGCGGGTACCCGGCAATTTTCAAAAATCAGATCCGTGGTGTCCGATGCCCGCAGCCCCATCTTGTCTTCGTGATGTCCCACAACGAGGCCGGGTGTTGTCTTGGGGACAATAAAACAGGATATGCCCTTGTGCCCCTTGCTTTCATCGGTTTTGGCCGTGACAAGGACCACTGAGCTGCTTTCCCCGGACGTGATAAAGCGCTTGGTGCCGTCGATTACATATTCGTCACCGTCCTTGACGGCTGTGGTGGTCTGGCTCACCGGGTCGGACCCTGCATCGGGTTCGGTCAGGGCAAAGGCCCCGATGATCTCCCCGGAGGCCAGGGGCACAAGAAATTCCTGCTTCTGCTTTTTTGTGCCGAACTTATTGAGCGATTCGCACACAATGGAATTCTGGACCGACATGACGACAGATGTTGATGCACAGGAATATGCGATCTCGGACAGGGCCAGGACATAGGACACTGCATCCGCAGCTTCCCCACCAAACTCTTCGGGAACCATCATTCCCATCAGTCCAAGCTCCCCCATCTGTTTGAAATTTTCTGCGGGGAACGCCTTGGTTTTATCCCGTTCCGCGGCTGTGGGGGCGACGACTTTGCGTGAAAATTCACGCACCATATTCTGGATCATCACCTGTTCATCGGTTAACTTGAATAACATGGTATCTCCTTTGTTTCAAAAAAACGGATCTAAGGCGCATAGACCACCACAATCAGTTCGGCATCGTGATCGCCGACGTTGCGCAGGTCATGTTTGATCCCTGAATTAAAATGAAGGGATTCCCCTGTTTTCAAGACATTGATATGGTCCCCCACCTGAATTTCAACTTCACCGTCCAGCACATAGGCAAACTCCTCTCCCTCGTGCTGAAAGCTAACGCCTTCATGGCTGGCACCGGCTTCTACAACGATGCGAAACGCCTTTAAGTGGTTGTTTTCAGCACCGTGCGACAGCGGCGTATACGCATAATTGTCCGTGCGCTTTGTATAGGCCTCGGCCCGGGCTTCGACGGAATCCTCCGACTCATTGAGCAAAAAGCCGGATGACAGTTGAAGGGTGCGTGAAAGCTGGAGCAGCGTGCCCACTGAGGGGCGCTGCTCTCCACTCTCGATTTTCTTGATAACCTCTTTTGACAATCCGGTTTCATTGGCCATGGCATCCAGGCTGAGTTTTTTGTCCAGTCTGGCGCGCTTGATCCGGACGCCTACATGGGTAATTTCTTTCTTTTTAGCCATACGATCTCCAATAGTTTGAGGGTGATCAAACTCCATCTTTGACTGAGCGCTCGTTCAGCGCCGATGGACTAAAAAATACATAAGGTTAATTTACTTTACTACTTCAATCCAGCCTTCAGTATCTTCAGCTTTTCCGTACTGAATGTCAGTTACGGCATTATAAAATTTCATGCATGTCTCGCCAGGAGTGCCGTCGCCGATATGAATGACTTTATCTTTATAGCGCAGTTCTCCTACCGGGGAAACAACGGCTGCGGTTCCGGAACCGAACATTTCCTGTAAAGAGCCGTCTTCGGCAGCGGCAATGACCTCATCAATGCTGATCTTGCGTTCGCTGACCTTCATGCCCCATTTTTTGGCCAGTTCAATGACTGAAAAACGGGTAATGCCGGGCAGGATACTGCCGTTGAGCATGGGGGTGACCAGTTCGTCATTGATGAGAAAGAAGATGTTCATGGCCCCGACTTCTTCGATATATTTGAGCTCGATACCATCCAGCCACAAGACCTGATTGTATCCTTCTTCTTTGGCTTTTTCCCCGGCCAGAAGACTGGCTGCATAGTTCCCGGGGGTTTTGTATTCACCGACCCCGCCGCGTACGGCCCGGACATGGTCTTCACAGACCCAGATTTTTACCGGCTGAAGCCCCTGGGCATAGTAGGATCCCACAGGCGAGAGGATAATAAAAAACTTGTATGTATAAGAGGCCCGGACACCCAGGTACGGATCTGTGGCCACGATGGTGGGCCGGATGTACAAGGAGGTTCCCGGGGTTTCGGGAATCCAGGCTTCTTCAATTTCAAGCAGTTGTTTCAGCCCTTCCATGACAAAATCGATGTCAATTTCAGGGATGCACAGGCCCTGGCTGGAACGGTTCATGCGGGCAAAATTATCACGGGCCCGGTAAAGCTGAATCTGTCCGTCTGCGGTTTTATAGGCTTTGAGACCCTCGAATACCGCCTGTCCGTAATGCAGCACCATGCTTGCCGGCGACATGGCAAAATCGCCGAAGGGTTCAATGCGGGCATTGACCCATCCCTTGTCCTTTTCATAATCCATGACAAACATATGGTCGGTAAATACCGTACCAAATCCCAGGTCTTCGTCCTTGGGGCGGGTGCCTGGTTCAGATACCCGGGTAACTTTAACCTCCATTGCGCCTCCGTTCTCAATTGATGTTAATTGTCATTCAACCGGCCGGTCTATACCTCATTATATAGTGGTGCATTCCACTCAATGCCGGTTAAGCCGCTCTCACAAAGCGGCCCATACGTTTAGCAAAATGTCATATTAGGACAATAATAAATTGAAAGCAAAGGTATTTTAAGACGTTAGTCAATTTTATGGTCGGCGCCGCAAATAAGATAAATTTAAGGTTTATTGATACCCATCATGATTTGATGAACGTTTCGTTTAACATCCTAAAAATATGGATTTATATATTTATCTCAAGTCCGTCATAGGCGGTGAACACCTCCAGATCCTGGGCCTC contains:
- a CDS encoding acyl-CoA dehydrogenase, with protein sequence MLFKLTDEQVMIQNMVREFSRKVVAPTAAERDKTKAFPAENFKQMGELGLMGMMVPEEFGGEAADAVSYVLALSEIAYSCASTSVVMSVQNSIVCESLNKFGTKKQKQEFLVPLASGEIIGAFALTEPDAGSDPVSQTTTAVKDGDEYVIDGTKRFITSGESSSVVLVTAKTDESKGHKGISCFIVPKTTPGLVVGHHEDKMGLRASDTTDLIFENCRVPAANILGKEGDGFKIAMSGLDSGRIGIAAQSLGVAQAAFDAALKYAKKRKQFGAPITKHQAIRFQFADMATKIEAARQLILSAASMKDRGEKFTREASMAKLFASEMVQEITAQAIQIHGGYGFTKDYAVERFYRDARVFTIYEGTSEIQRIVISNAVLKDKRKP
- a CDS encoding XRE family transcriptional regulator, with amino-acid sequence MAKKKEITHVGVRIKRARLDKKLSLDAMANETGLSKEVIKKIESGEQRPSVGTLLQLSRTLQLSSGFLLNESEDSVEARAEAYTKRTDNYAYTPLSHGAENNHLKAFRIVVEAGASHEGVSFQHEGEEFAYVLDGEVEIQVGDHINVLKTGESLHFNSGIKHDLRNVGDHDAELIVVVYAP
- a CDS encoding branched-chain amino acid aminotransferase, with protein sequence MEVKVTRVSEPGTRPKDEDLGFGTVFTDHMFVMDYEKDKGWVNARIEPFGDFAMSPASMVLHYGQAVFEGLKAYKTADGQIQLYRARDNFARMNRSSQGLCIPEIDIDFVMEGLKQLLEIEEAWIPETPGTSLYIRPTIVATDPYLGVRASYTYKFFIILSPVGSYYAQGLQPVKIWVCEDHVRAVRGGVGEYKTPGNYAASLLAGEKAKEEGYNQVLWLDGIELKYIEEVGAMNIFFLINDELVTPMLNGSILPGITRFSVIELAKKWGMKVSERKISIDEVIAAAEDGSLQEMFGSGTAAVVSPVGELRYKDKVIHIGDGTPGETCMKFYNAVTDIQYGKAEDTEGWIEVVK